The region CAATTGTCTGTTCATAGGCACACCTCGATTCCAGTATGCCGAAGAACAGCCCTGTGACAACAGCTGTCCCTTTCGTGCGCGCATGCAGTGGTGACACGCACGAACGCTCCGAGGGGTCGCCAGGGATCTCAGGCAGGAGCTGCCGCGGTGATACTGCTTGCTGGTATCGTTTCACCTCATGTACACCCGTACGTGAACCATCGGGTCGTGGACCCACCCAGACATGGTCGCGTAGCTGCCACGTTTCTTAATGATGAGGGGGTTGTCTTCTCCTGGCGATCTAATCCAGGTGACCCTGAGAGAGGAAGAGTGGGTGGAACAGGCTCGTCCTGTCCAGCTCTTCAGGAGTGCGAGTGGACAGCAGACGTTTCGATATGCCTGTGCCTTGACCATTGAGAGCTTCTTGTCTTCCTGCATCGTGAGCTCCATTCTCTGATGTGTTTCGGAAGCCAGTGGACCTCGATGGTGGATGAGTCGATTCGCTTCTTGACAAGAATTCCGATGTTTGTAAAATACGAGCAAGCAAGAGAATTTGCTGCCACTCGATAGGGCGAATTTCAGGACTGTTCAAAACGACATCGTGCTGCCAGATTCCAGTTTGGAGGAGGCAAGAGCATGAGAAAGTCACTAATCATCGCAACAGTCTTCTTTGTGTTATTTGCACTGCTGTCCCCAATCGTACAAGGATCTGAGCCACTCTTTGTGCAAGAGTGTGGTGTTGTAGATAAAGGCGAGTCGGTTCCAGATGAGATTATTGTGGGATTTAAGGAAGGCGTGGATGTTGCTAAGGCAACCAAGAAGGTTGAGAACATCCTCGGAACGATGATTGCACGTAAAGGAATCAAGAACTTTGTCGTATTCAAGATTCCTCCACATATTATGAACGCTGTCAATAGACTTCTCTTACAGGATCCGGATATCGAATATGTCGAACCAAATTACATTGCCTATGCGTTCGACCTCCCGAATGATCCATATTTCTCACCGTATCAGTGGAATCTTTATGATTATGGTATGAAGAGTAACGAGTATGCCTCCAACTATGGAGTCCAGGCAGTTTCCGCCTGGAAGACCACAACAGGGGGCGGGGTAAAAGTAGCAGTTGTTGATACAGGTGTTGCCTATGAAGACTACTCTGATTCCCTGGGAACGTATGCACGTGCACCAGACCTTGCCCAGACAAACTTCGATACTCAAGATGCTTACGATTTTGTAAACAATGATGCTCATCCCAATGACGACAATGGGCACGGAACACACGTTACGGGCACGATAGCCCAATCAACAAACAACTCTTTGGGATGCGCAGGAATAGCGTATGGAGCGACGATCCTGCCCATCAAAGTCCTCAATGCAAGCGGTTCAGGTACGTACGATGCAATTGCAAATGGTATTATGTGGGCAGCAGATCATGGCGCACGAGTCATCAATATGAGCCTTGGAGGAAAAACAGGCTCTACGACGCTGTCCAATGCAATAAAATACGCTTACGGCAAGGGTGTGGTAATTGTCTGTGCTTCGGGAAATGATGGAAGGCCGTCTGTAAGTTATCCTGCTGCTTATACTGAATGCATTGCAGTTGGGTCAACAAGGTTTGACGGCAATAGAGTACGGTATTCTAACTACGGAAGTGCCCTTGATCTTGTTGCACCCGGCGGAGATATGAGCGTAGACCAAAACAAAGACGGGTACAAAGATGGAATTCTCCAACAGACATTCGCATCAGGAAAACCTACGAGTTTTGGCTACTACTTCTTTCAAGGTACATCGATGGCAAGTCCACATGTTGCGGGAGTTGCGGCATTAGTCCTCTCAGTGCACCCAACCTTTACAAATGAACAAGTAAGACAAGCTCTCCAATCTACTGCAAAGGACTTAGGTACAGCAGGTCGGGATAAGTACTACGGATACGGTCTCGTCAACGCCGCCCTGGCCATAACCTACAACCCATAGATCTATAGCCCCAGGCTGAGCCTGGGGCTTTAACTTACTGCCACGATCACTGGTGGCCTCAACACCATCAAGCTGACTATCGGCGAAGCGATCGCCGCTGCCAACGGTCTGGACACCCCCATTGACACGAACGCAAAGGTTGTCCCTCTCATTGTCGCCGGGCGCATGCTGCTTCCCCTGCGCTTCGTCACCGAGTCGCTGGGCGCGACGGTCGGCTACAACCAGGCGACCAAGACAATAGCAACAACATATCCAGCATACTAGACTCTTCGTCGCAACCAGCGGCTGGGTCCTGCGTTCAGCAACGACAGAAGAGTGCGTTCTCCTCGGTCATTCCCGCGAAGGCGAGAGTGACAGCAAGTATCCTCCAGGTGCTTCCTCAGCGCAGGTTGTCGAGCTCCTCCTTGCTGAGGCGGTTGTGGCGGATGAGGCGTCCGGTCGTGGCAAAGACGACGTCCTCGGCGATATTGGTCGCCAAGTCGGCGACGCGCTCGAGGTTGCCACTGACAAACAGGATCTGGAGCGACCGGTCGATCGTGGTGGGATCGGCCATCATGTAGGTAAGGAGCTCCCTGAAGATCTGGTTGCCCAACTGGTCGACAATGTCGTCGCGCTCCACAACGTCGATGGCAAGGCGGGTGTCCTGGGTCGAGAACGCCGTCATCGCGTCAGCCAGCATCTTCCGCGCTTCTTCGCTCATGCGCGGGATGTCAATGTAGGGCTTGATGTCAGGCCTTGCGATCAAGTACTGGGCGCTCTCGGCGATGTTGACGCCGTGGTCCGCCAGGCGCTCGAGGTCTGTCCCGATCTTGGCGTACATGTAGACACTGCGCAAGGTCCGCGCCTCAGGCTGATACAGCGCGATGAAGTTGATGGTCTCGCGTTCGATGGCGTGGTCGAACTCATTTGCCATGGGCTCGTCGAGGTCGATGACCTCTTTGGCAAGAGCTTCGTTCTTCGTCACAATAGCCCTCGTTCCTTTTTCGACCATGGAACTGGCCAAGGCGCTGAACGCGAACAGCTTGTCCTTGATCTCCTGAAGCTTCTCTTCGTGCATGGTCTACTCCTTTCCTGTCATCCGTACTTGCCGGACAGGTAGTCTTCGGTTCGCTTGTCCTGTGGGCCGACGAAGACGCGCTTTGTCTCGCCGAACTCCACCAGTTCGCCCAGCATGAAGAAAGCGACATAATCCGAGATGCGCGCTGCCTGCTGCAGGCCGTGGGTCACGAAGATGATGCTGTAGTCAGACTTGAGGCCGGACAGCAATTCTTCGATAATCGCCGTCGACTTCGGGTCGAGGGCGCTGGTCGGCTCGTCGAAGAGCACGACAGCCGGTTCCATGGCGATCGTGCGCGCTATGCACAGGCGTTGCTGCTGCCCTCCGGAAAGGGACGTGCCGGCCCTGAACAGTTTGGTCTGGACTTCGGTCCACAACCCGACTTTGTTGAGGGTCGTCTCAACGATCTGGTCCGCCTTTTCCCGCGCAAGGCGCTGGCCGGTGAGGCGGTAGCCCGCAAGCACGTTTTCGTAGACGGTCATCGTAGGAAAAGGGTTGGGCCTCTGAAACACCATGCCAATATGCTTGCGGACGTCCACGATGTCCATGGTCGACGTGTCGGTGCCCTCGAGCAGGACAGTGCCGGAGGAACGGGCTCCCGGCGTCATCAGGTGCAGCCCGTTGAGCGTCCGCACGAAGGTCGTCTTGCCACAACCGGACGGGCCCATGATTGCGGTGACCCTGTTCTTCGGGATGTGCGCTGAGACGTCGAACAGAACCTGGTCCTTGCCGAACCAGGCGTTGATCTTCTGGGTTTCGAGAACGATGACAGGTTCTTCCATAGGTGCCTTCCTTATGCCTTCACTCGCAACACGTGGGCGATGAGATGTTTGGCGCTGAACTGGAGCAGCAGGATGAGCAGGACGAGGACAAATGCGGCGCTCCAGGCCTGCTGCTGGAGGGCGGGATACGGGCTGCTGGCGTAGATATAGATCTGGAGCGGAAGAGCTGACATCGGGTGCAGCATGTTCCATTCGATATACCGGCTGCCGAACGCTGTGAACAGCAGAGGCGCAGTCTCGCCTGCGATACGGGCCATCGACGTGAGCAGTCCCGACGTGATTCCCGCTGCGGCGGTCTTGATGCTGACGTTCCAGACCACGCTCGATCGTCTGGCTCCAAGAGCATAGGCTGCTTCCTTGAGGCCTGATGGTACGAGGTTCAGCACCTCCTCGGTGACGCGGGCCGTCGTTGGCACGAACATGAAGGCGAGCGCGACGCTGGCCGACAGGGCCGAATAGCTGCGGAAGCGCGCAACCAGGAACGTGTAGCCGAAGATGCCAATGACGATGGACGGTATCCCCTGCAGGGCGTCGGCGCACAGGCGCACGATGTCGGCGAACCGCTGACCCCGGTGTTCTGCGACATAGATGCCAGTGAACATACCGAACGGTGTCCCGATGGCGGCTGCCACGAGCGTGATGAGGAAGGTCCCGACAATGGCGTTGAACACGCCGCCGCCACTCTCGCCGAACGGGGCGGGCGCCTTGGTGAAAAAATCCCAATTCAGGTAGCGAACACCGGAGATAAAGATGTGCCATATGATGATGACGAGTACGGCAATGAGCAGCCCGGCCGACGCAGCGACCAGGAAGCCCATCAGGCCGTTCTTGAGTTTCCGGGCCGTCATTGCTGAACCCCCTGCCTCAGAATGACACGCGCCACGATGTTGATGATGATAGCGATCACGAAGAGGATGAGGGCCAGCTGGATGAGCGATGCGATGTACACCGGGGATGTGGCCTCCAGGAACTGGTTGGCAATCGCCGACGCGAGCGTATTGGCCGGGTCAAAGAGGGAATGTGGCAGCCGCATCCCGTTGCCGATGACCATGGTGACGGCCATCGTCTCGCCCAGCGCGCGGCCGAGAGACAGGACGAGGGCGCCGACGGTGCTCTTGCGGACATACGGGAGTTCGACGTTCTGGATGGTGTCCCACTTCGTCGCTCCCAGCGCGAGCGCCCCTTCCTTGAGTTCCGTGGGAACGACCAGCAGCGATTCCAGGATGAGGGAGGCGCTGAACGGCAGGATCATGATGGCCAGCAGCAGAATGGCCGCCAGGAGACCGACACCGGTTGTGCCGCTGGCGACAAGGGCCTCACTGCCCACAAGCTTGCCAAACCAGACCTCGAACTTGCTGACGAGGGGGACCAGGACGAACAGGCCCCACAGCCCGAAGATGACCGACGGCAGTCCGCCGAGGAGGCCGATGAGATACTTGACTGGTTCCGCAACCTTCTTGCCGGCATAGTCGGCCAGGAAGATGGCGATACCCAGCGCAAACGGGGTCGAGATGAGCAGGGCGCCAAACCCGGTGATGAGTGTTCCGACGACCATGGGAAGAGCGCCGAACTGCTCGGTGACAGGGTTCCACTCACTGCGCCACAGGAAGGGAAGACCAAAGGCCGCACGGGCCGCACGGGAAGAAGTGAAAAGCTCAAGGAAGAACAGGACGATGGTCGTGACGAGTGCGACGGCTGCCGTCAGGCCGGCAGCCGTGAACGCGCGCTCGCGGATCAGCTCGCGCCGGTCGCTACGGGATGGCTGTGCCGCCATAGGTCATGGAGTTCACGAGCGCCAGCGCCTTTGTGACGGCAGGCGCGGGCAGCTTGGCATAGGACAGGCCCTCGTTGATGGCCTGGCCGTCGGTCAGCATCCAGGTCAGCAGCTTTTTGAGCGCCTGTGCCTGTTCAAGCGTGCGGCCGGCATAGTTCTGTTCCTTGTAGACGAGGATCCACGTGAAGGCGCTGATGGGGTATGCATCTGCTCCCGGGCTGTTCACGATCATGACGCGAAGGTCGTCGGGAAGGCTGACTGCGGCGGCTGCGGCGGACGACGCGAGACTCGGCGTGACAAATGTGCCGGACGTGTTCTTCAGCGAGGAGAATGGCATGTTGGACTGTTCTGCGTAGACAAGTTCGACGTAGCCGACGCTGCCTTTTGTCTGTGAGATCATGCCCGCGACACCGTCGTTCCCCTTGCCTCCGACGCCGGTGGGCCAGCTTACGGACTTGCCGGCGCCGACTGTCGACTTCCACGATGGGCTGACCGCCGTGAGGTAGCTGGTGAAGATGGACGTGGTGCCTGAGCCGTCCGAACGGTGGACGACCGTGACGGCGAGGTCGGGGAGCGAGAGGCCCGGGTTGAGTGCCGCTACCCTCGGGTCGTTCCAATTGGTGACCTTGCCCAGGAAGATGTCAGCGGTGACTGCACCGTCGAGCTTCAGGGCGGGGTTGCCGTCCAA is a window of Coprothermobacter sp. DNA encoding:
- the pstB gene encoding phosphate ABC transporter ATP-binding protein (ATP-binding protein; PstABCS is an ATP dependent phosphate uptake system which is responsible for inorganic phosphate uptake during phosphate starvation) translates to MEEPVIVLETQKINAWFGKDQVLFDVSAHIPKNRVTAIMGPSGCGKTTFVRTLNGLHLMTPGARSSGTVLLEGTDTSTMDIVDVRKHIGMVFQRPNPFPTMTVYENVLAGYRLTGQRLAREKADQIVETTLNKVGLWTEVQTKLFRAGTSLSGGQQQRLCIARTIAMEPAVVLFDEPTSALDPKSTAIIEELLSGLKSDYSIIFVTHGLQQAARISDYVAFFMLGELVEFGETKRVFVGPQDKRTEDYLSGKYG
- the pstC gene encoding phosphate ABC transporter permease subunit PstC, whose product is MAAQPSRSDRRELIRERAFTAAGLTAAVALVTTIVLFFLELFTSSRAARAAFGLPFLWRSEWNPVTEQFGALPMVVGTLITGFGALLISTPFALGIAIFLADYAGKKVAEPVKYLIGLLGGLPSVIFGLWGLFVLVPLVSKFEVWFGKLVGSEALVASGTTGVGLLAAILLLAIMILPFSASLILESLLVVPTELKEGALALGATKWDTIQNVELPYVRKSTVGALVLSLGRALGETMAVTMVIGNGMRLPHSLFDPANTLASAIANQFLEATSPVYIASLIQLALILFVIAIIINIVARVILRQGVQQ
- a CDS encoding peptidase S8, whose product is MRKSLIIATVFFVLFALLSPIVQGSEPLFVQECGVVDKGESVPDEIIVGFKEGVDVAKATKKVENILGTMIARKGIKNFVVFKIPPHIMNAVNRLLLQDPDIEYVEPNYIAYAFDLPNDPYFSPYQWNLYDYGMKSNEYASNYGVQAVSAWKTTTGGGVKVAVVDTGVAYEDYSDSLGTYARAPDLAQTNFDTQDAYDFVNNDAHPNDDNGHGTHVTGTIAQSTNNSLGCAGIAYGATILPIKVLNASGSGTYDAIANGIMWAADHGARVINMSLGGKTGSTTLSNAIKYAYGKGVVIVCASGNDGRPSVSYPAAYTECIAVGSTRFDGNRVRYSNYGSALDLVAPGGDMSVDQNKDGYKDGILQQTFASGKPTSFGYYFFQGTSMASPHVAGVAALVLSVHPTFTNEQVRQALQSTAKDLGTAGRDKYYGYGLVNAALAITYNP
- the pstA gene encoding phosphate ABC transporter, permease protein PstA, which translates into the protein MTARKLKNGLMGFLVAASAGLLIAVLVIIIWHIFISGVRYLNWDFFTKAPAPFGESGGGVFNAIVGTFLITLVAAAIGTPFGMFTGIYVAEHRGQRFADIVRLCADALQGIPSIVIGIFGYTFLVARFRSYSALSASVALAFMFVPTTARVTEEVLNLVPSGLKEAAYALGARRSSVVWNVSIKTAAAGITSGLLTSMARIAGETAPLLFTAFGSRYIEWNMLHPMSALPLQIYIYASSPYPALQQQAWSAAFVLVLLILLLQFSAKHLIAHVLRVKA
- the phoU gene encoding phosphate transport system regulatory protein PhoU, producing MHEEKLQEIKDKLFAFSALASSMVEKGTRAIVTKNEALAKEVIDLDEPMANEFDHAIERETINFIALYQPEARTLRSVYMYAKIGTDLERLADHGVNIAESAQYLIARPDIKPYIDIPRMSEEARKMLADAMTAFSTQDTRLAIDVVERDDIVDQLGNQIFRELLTYMMADPTTIDRSLQILFVSGNLERVADLATNIAEDVVFATTGRLIRHNRLSKEELDNLR
- the pstS gene encoding phosphate ABC transporter substrate-binding protein PstS gives rise to the protein MFGRLSVVLATLLVITLVVSGCSSQGGPTTVKELAGAGATFPYPLYSKMFDTYDGVTGVRVNYNSIGSGGGIKALTDKTVDFGASDAFLNDQETAAMGAPVLHIPTCVGAVVLSYNLDGNPALKLDGAVTADIFLGKVTNWNDPRVAALNPGLSLPDLAVTVVHRSDGSGTTSIFTSYLTAVSPSWKSTVGAGKSVSWPTGVGGKGNDGVAGMISQTKGSVGYVELVYAEQSNMPFSSLKNTSGTFVTPSLASSAAAAAVSLPDDLRVMIVNSPGADAYPISAFTWILVYKEQNYAGRTLEQAQALKKLLTWMLTDGQAINEGLSYAKLPAPAVTKALALVNSMTYGGTAIP